In Denticeps clupeoides chromosome 1, fDenClu1.1, whole genome shotgun sequence, a single window of DNA contains:
- the slc24a4a gene encoding sodium/potassium/calcium exchanger 4a, whose protein sequence is MEPEPDGTCSASRQTPIAKMFRVRRRREMLLVQLLFICTILFIAWCASAVLSGTGRGLAAEGWAPASADHPGRRLMAAEVENGTEPKNCTAPAVHEFPEDIFTNQERKKGAVLLHIFAALYMFLALAIVCDDYFVTSLEKICEKLHLSEDVAGATFMAAGSSAPELFASIIGVFITHGDVGVGTIVGSAVFNILCIIGVCGLFAGQVVLLTKYSVFRDSLYYTFSVVALIARAEKPPVFSPRSPDTTNGRNAAGSDVCGARTPAGGATNKLKWLVSWPILLLLYVTVPNCAKARWERCFMLSFILSTLWIAAFSYVMVWMVTIIGYTLGIPDVIMGITFLAAGTSVPDCIASLIVARQGLGDMAVSNTVGSNVFDILVGLGVPWAIKTMAVNFGSEVQINSKGLVYSVVLLLGSVALTVLGIHVNRWRLDFKLGVYVMVLYGVFLCFSILIEYNIFTFVNLPMCQEDL, encoded by the exons ATGGAGCCCGAGCCGGACGGGACCTGCTCCGCATCCAGGCAGACGCCGATCGCCAAGATGTTCCGGGTCcggaggaggagagagatgCTGCTGGTCCAGCTCCTCTTCATCTGCACCATCCTCTTCATCGCCTGGTGCGCGTCGGCGGTGCTCAGCGGAACAG GACGTGGGCTCGCTGCGGAGGGCTGGGCACCGGCGTCCGCGGACCACCCGGGCCGGAGGCTGATGGCGGCAGAGGTGGAGAACGGCACTGAGCCCAAGAACTGCACGGCGCCAG CTGTCCACGAGTTCCCTGAGGACATATTTACCAACCAAGAGCGCAAAAAAGGAGCCGTCCTGCTGCACATATTTGCG GCCCTCTACATGTTCCTGGCGCTGGCCATCGTCTGTGATGACTACTTCGTGACGTCCCTGGAGAAGATCTGCGAG AAACTGCACCTGAGTGAAGACGTGGCGGGAGCCACTTTCATGGCGGCGGGAAGCTCGGCGCCGGAGCTCTTCGCGTCGATTATTG gggTCTTCATCACCCACGGCGACGTGGGCGTCGGCACCATCGTGGGCTCGGCTGTGTTCAACATCCTCTGCATCATCGGTGTGTGCGGCCTTTTTGCCGGACAG GTCGTGCTCCTCACCAAGTACTCCGTGTTCAGGGACTCGCTGTACTACACCTTCTCGGTGGTGGCCCTCATCGCT CGGGCAGAAAAGCCgcctgtgttcagtccgcgctcccCTGACACCACGAATGGCAGAAACGCGGCCGGTTCAGACGTCTGTGGCgccag AACTCCTGCAGGGGGCGCCACGAACAAGTTGAAGTGGCTGGTCTCGTGGCCCATCCTGCTTCTGCTGTACGTGACGGTGCCCAACTGTGCCAAGGCCCGGTGGGAGCGCTGCTTCATGCTGTCCTTCATCCTGTCCACGCTCTGGATCGCCGCTTTCTCCTACGTCATGGTGTGGATG GTGACGATTATAGGCTACACACTGGGCATCCCTGACGTCATCATGGGCATCACGTTTCTGGCAGCTGGCACCAGCGTCCCCGACTGCATCGCCAGTCTCATTGTGGCTCGACAAG gtCTGGGGGACATGGCGGTCTCTAACACAGTTGGCAGCAACGTCTTCGACATCCTTGTTGGTCTGGGCGTGCCTTGGGCGATTAAAACTATGGCTGTGAACTTTGGCTCTGAG GTGCAGATAAACAGTAAAGGGCTGGTGTACTcagtggtgctgctgctggggtcaGTTGCACTTACT GTTCTGGGAATCCACGTGAACAGGTGGCGGCTGGACTTCAAGCTGGGCGTGTACGTGATGGTGCTGTACGGCGTCTTCCTCTGCTTCTCCATCCTGATTGAGTACAACATCTTCACCTTCGTCAACCTGCCCATGTGCCAAGAGGACCTGTAG